The DNA window CCATGTCATACTCATGGAGTTAAAGCCATTagaaattttactaatttaagtTGCAAGATAGAAATCGGACAACAGTACCATTGCTGACTTAGTAAGCATCTGTTACAGAGCAAGAATGAGTGTACCAATTTCTCTTATTCAGAAACCTCCCCTTTTTCACCACTTTGActaaccattttttttacctttatCATTCTCTCCCCCCCACACTTACTTTCCtacttttgtatttttgtttatgtttcaATTGTGACATAAACTAATTTTCCCATTTCACTAAAGAAATGAGGTTACCTAATAGATAGTTGTTGTAGGGATTGCTGCATACTGTTTATCCACAACTTGGATGAGCTTGTTTAAAGCCTTTCATACACAATTGAGCCATCAAAAATCTGCAACCACAATCATGtagattaatataaataaaataaaaacaaaaatttaataatagaatgaaaaatgaaattagtagtactaattaaccTTGGAGTTAAAAAGGTAAGTGTAGTAATCACCAATGAGGCCTCCAGCCACATGATTCAGGTCGAGCGGCATTTCATCAAGCACCTTGGATGCAAACAGCAAGCAGTTGATCCTCTTATCCTGCACCAGCTTCACCGTGATCTCATCGTCCACGATCCGAACATCCACCTCCGTGTTCTTCGTTTTCCTGTGCAGCCACGATGATATTGATCCACCCTTCTCATCCTCTCTCGCACGTCTCTTTCTCTCCACCAGAACCTTCAGCTCAGCCACAGTCGTCTTCAGCTCCTTGATGTACCCAATGGCGTCGCCCACGATCGCCCTCTGTCAATCTTCAATCACCAATATCagactttaattaaataattcaatagaaTGTAGAAGAGATTAGAGTAACTAATTACCTTAGTTGGAGTTGGAATCAATGCTCGTAGAGCTTCATACTTTCCTTTCACCACCACTCTCCTTTGCTTCTCCCTCGGATTTCGTATGGAATCGCCAATTCCATCTCCATTTTCCCACCTTCAGTGAAATCAAAATCACTATTGCCGTTTGGCAAAGAGTAGAAGAGCTGAGGGGCGGATTCAAAGGAAACAGAGAAGCGGCagaatttgggggaaaattgGGGAGCAGATCGGGGAATTCGGCAAATGCAGCTTTAGGAGCGTAAAATTGGTTGAAATCAGGTGCGAAATTTTGGTTGAAAGGATTCCAATTCGAGGATTGGATGTCGGCGGCGTTGATGGTGGTGAAGCAGTGGTCGATCTGGAGCTCCATGTTTTGAGGGTAGGATTGGGAGAAAGCATGATGAGTTTCCCAGTGTATCCGCTTCCATGCATACTCATACTGCTGCCTTCGTCCAATCCACCCTTTTctaaatacatttttttttctttgatttctgTTATTTGTACCTTCGATAAGTGATCAAAAAGCAGTAAAAAACAGCAAGCTTATAATAGTACCAGAGATTCGGATTTCAAAAAGTATTTTTGGTCAAAAACTATAtggcattttaatattttagaatttggcattaattcaaattttcgcTAGTACCTTAAATATCACAGtcaaagtaataaattttaatggattatgatatactactacttgTTAAAAAACTATTACTCCTACTAGAGTTTTGTTGCAATAATTTTcaatctattttcttttccgACCAAAGCCTAGCATTGTGAgtgtaattaatattaa is part of the Salvia hispanica cultivar TCC Black 2014 unplaced genomic scaffold, UniMelb_Shisp_WGS_1.0 HiC_scaffold_260, whole genome shotgun sequence genome and encodes:
- the LOC125198789 gene encoding transcription factor bHLH10-like, whose translation is MELQIDHCFTTINAADIQSSNWNPFNQNFAPDFNQFYAPKAAFAEFPDLLPNFPPNSAASLWENGDGIGDSIRNPREKQRRVVVKGKYEALRALIPTPTKRAIVGDAIGYIKELKTTVAELKVLVERKRRAREDEKGGSISSWLHRKTKNTEVDVRIVDDEITVKLVQDKRINCLLFASKVLDEMPLDLNHVAGGLIGDYYTYLFNSKIFDGSIVYERL